A window of Sphingobacterium kitahiroshimense genomic DNA:
ATCTGCCCAAGATCAAGCGGGATTTTACCAATGAACTGCGTGGCATCACAAAAATATAAACAGTCTTTATCTTTGCATAAGGTTGCAATTTCCTGAATGGGGTGGATATATCCGGTTTCATTATTTGCGGCCATAATACAGACTAATATGGTCTGTGCCGTAATATGTTCTTCAAGGGCACTTAAATCTATTTTTCCAGTGTCATCAACATCAAGGTAGGTAACTAAAGCCCCCTCTTTTTCTAATTGTAGCAGGGTTTCTAAAACCGCTTTGTGCTCTGTTTTGACTGTAATGATGTGATTGCCTTTGGATTTATAATTTTTATAAATTCCTTTTAGTACTGTGTTAATGGATTCGGTTGCGCCTGAATTGAAAAAGATCTCTTTAGGTTGACAGTTAAGAGATCGGGAAACCTGTAGACGGGCTTTTTCTATTGCTCCATTAGCCTCACGCCCCATACTGTGATACACACTGGAGGCATTTGCATAATTATGGATGAAATAGGGTAGCATAGTATCCCATACTTCATCCATGATTTTAGTTGTTGCATTATTGTCGAGATAAATTAACTCCTTCATTTTATAAAGGTAGATATTATCTTGTTTATAAAGTTCTTGATGTAGGGTTGATTTCTTTTTGTTTGATATTAGGATTGTAATTTAGTCCAGGACTCAACCAATACATCAATACAACTCTGGAGTAACGGTAATTGAAAGGACTTAATATAAAAACTGTCACTAATGCTACAATTGAGTAAAGCCAAAACGAATTGTCATTGCCAGTTATAATATACGTAGCTAGACAAGCTGTGATCATTTCAGCAACTGTAAATGCATAACTCACAAACATAGACACGTAGAAATATCCCGGTTCACGTTCGTAACGTAGACCGCAGTAATCACAATGCGTGTTCATTTTTTGTGTTTTAAAGCCATAAGTATTCCCTGTGAATATTTTTCCTTTACGGCAACGAGGGCATAGTGCCTTGCTGGCGGCTTTAAATTCTGATAATTCATAAGTAGTTTCCTTCTCTTTCATATCTAACTGTTGTTTTTTCTGAATTCATCGGGTGTTAATCCAGTAGCTTTTTTAAAAAATTTAGTAAAATAAGAGTTGTCATTAAAATTCAACTCGATAGCGATCTCATTAATATTGAGATTTTTATTGACCAATAATCGCTTTGCTTCAAGCAATACACGTTCCCGAATGATCTCGCCAGCCGCACTTCCTATGTACGATTTGCAGATCGCGTTCAGATGATTAGGTGTAATAAATAGCTGTTCCGCATATGCTTTTGGCAATCTGATTTCTTTAAAGTTTTTTTCCACTAATCGTTGATAATTATGGAAAATGGTGTAATTATATGGATTACTCGTTTTCTCCGTTTTTGTGCCATGCCAAGATTCAATCCAAAGCAATAGCTGAAGTAAGCTCACACGTATTAAATCGCTAGCCGTTGGATTTTTACTTGTCTGATAAAATGCCTCAAACATTTTATAAGCATCTTTTCGATTAGACTCTGGAATTGTAAATACAATTTGATCATTCTGACCACTTAAAAACGAAAAACGATTTAAATAATCAGTTCGTAATAAGAAAGATTGAAAATACTCCGGATCAAAGTTTACAACGAAACCCTCTTCATCACCATTGAAGTTCCAGGTGTGTACTTGCCCTGGGGCCATAAAGTAGATTTGGTATGCTTCTATTTCATGTTTTTCAAAATCGATCAGGTGATTGCCGGAACCTTTTGTAAAGAGCACAAAATGGTAGAAATTATGTTTATGCGGAAATACCATATTGTGATGCATCGCGATGTAATCAGCAAGATGATCGACAAATAAGAGGCTGCTCGAATCGTTATTGATGGAGCAGTTATCTAATACGGGTATGGTACTTTTCTTTATCACAGTACAAATTTACTTCAAAAATCACATCTGCAACTGATTTAATTATCGATTTTATGGTGTTTTTCAACGATTGATAATTTTATTGCCAATTCGTGACTCAATTGTTATATTTATGAGAAACAAAAACAGATAACAAATGAATAGATTAGAAAGCAGTCTGGATACGTTACTAGAAGTTGTACTTTTAAAGACACCAAGTATTATTACAGGGATTATTATATTAATCGTTGGAAGCTACATTGTCAAATTTTTACTTGGCCTGATCAGTAGGAGATTTGAAAAGCGTAATGTAGACTTATCAATACGGGGATTTGCGATGAGTATCTTGCGTGTTGTATTTTACGCCCTATTATTCCTAACAGTAGCGAGTACCATGGGAATTGAAACAACTTCCTTTATTGCCGCTTTATCAGCTTTTGGTCTGGCAGCAGGTTTAGCATTGCAGGGCAGTTTAAGTAATTTTGCCGGCGGGGTACTGATTCTTTTATTTAGACCTTTCGAAGTTGGAGACTATGTGAGTAGCAGTAACGGTACATCGGGCACTGTGGATAGAATCGATATTTTATATACAACGTTAATTGCTGGAGATGGTGTTCGTGTATTTAGTCCAAATGGTCCTTTAGCAAATTCTGTTATTCAAAATTTCACCAAAATTACCAATCGCCGTTTTGAGTATACGGTCGGTATTTCATATGATGCCAATATTAAGGAAGCGCGTGAGATTATTATGGACGTACTTCATAATGATTCACGTATTCTGAAAACTCCTCCAGTTGAGGTTTTTGTGAAAGGGTTGGGAGATAGTTCCGTTAATCTCACCATTCGTGCATGGACAAAAAAGGAAGATTTTTGGCCAGCGAACAATGAAAATCAAGAAGCTATTAAAAATGCTTTGGATAAACATAACATCAGTATTCCTTATCCACAGACCGAGATGCGTATTATTTCGGATCTAAATGGAGGGCAGGACCGTATTATGAAATCTTAATCGAGTGATCGGACCAAAATAAAGTACCGATAAGCTAATATAGCTTGTTGGTACTTTTTTAGTTTTGTTGGATCTTTCTTTGCATATCGAGGTAAAATCAGTTTATTGATTTTATTGATCAATTTATATATTATTTTCATAAATCTCTTTATTTAAAATTTGAGGCATTTTGATGTGCTTATTAGCGGCGATCAAGTTTTGAGCTGCCATTAGCGCCATATTATCCCTAGCTTCTGTTGTAGCAGATCCGATATGGGGCAATACTGCTACGTTAGGCAAGCTAAGTAGTGGATTGTCAAATGCCATAGGCTCAGGGTTAGTGACATCTAGACCAGCCCCCCACAGTTCTCCGCTTGTTAATGCCGTGTATAAATCTTCTTCTTGATGTAATCCCCCACGTGCTGTATTGATAAAAATAGCTGTGTTTTTCATTCTTGTGAAAGCTTCTTTATTAAATTTTCCTTTCGTTTCTGCTGTCAGATTTGCATGAACCGACAGCACATCACTTCGGGTTAATAATTCATCATAATTTACGTAAGTAGCATCCAAAAGTCGTTTTGCATTACTGTTTGGATGTCTATTGTAATAAATGATATCCATATTATAAGCAGCTTTGGCTTTCCTTGCGAGTTCAAAACCAATACGGCCTAATCCAAAAATTCCTAAAGTCTTCCCATCAAGCTCCACACCGAGATGTTCCGTTAATTCAAAATCTTTCCATTCGTTATTTATGATTTTGCGATTCATGAAAAAAGCTTTTCTCGACACTGCCAGCATTAATAGAAAAGCGATATCAGCAGTTGCGTTGGATAACACATCAGGTGTATTGCTTACAGGAATACCGTATTTGGTTGCGGCTTCAAGGTCAACACTGTCATATCCGGCACTCATCAATGCTATTCCCTTAAGATGACGACATGTTTCGAAAAATTTTTCATCTAGCAGATTATGTCCGGCGGCAAATAAATAATCTACCTGTTGACAGGCTTTAATTAAATCTGATTGTATAATATTTCCGGGTTCTGTGCGGTAGGTGATGTCAAAACCAGCTTGCTGTAAACTATCAATCGCTTTTTGAGGAATTGTTCTGCAGATAAAAACTTTCATACGCTTAAAATCAATTTTCTATTACCAAACTTAGCTAAATTTGTTTTATTTATGATGTAATTATATATGTAAAACAAATCGATATCTCATTGGTTCATCATTATTTTATGGAGGCGATTAAAAAAATAGGGGACATATTATTCAATATGTCCCCTAAGTATTTGAATGTTTGCTTTATCTTATTTTTGAGAAAGAAGAAAATGGAAGATCGATAATCCAGTTGTCTCGATAGATTCGGCAGCATTGGAAAGTAAAACTACCGCTGTTTTTTTATCTGGTGCAATAGCTATGAATGAACTGCTGCCACCTGTACCACCTGTGTGATAACAGTAAGTAATATCATCCAATAAATCCATGTGCCAAGCCAGGCCAATGTCTGTGCTAGGAGGAAGGAAATATGTGAACTGACGTGTCAGTGCCATAGCGTTCTCCAATTGTGTTTCCGGCATTTTGAACTGTGTCTGCGCAAAGATCATTAAATCGGTAACAGTCGATTTTAAACCTCCAGCCGCACTAAAAATTTGAAAATCCCATGCTTTCGTTTCTTCTCCTTTTATGTTATAGACTTTTGGCAGATATTGTGTTTTAGGATTTAGAACATCCGTAGTCGATGTTAAGCCTAAAGGCTTTGCGATAATTTCCTGAATTTCCGTGTTGTAACTTTTTTTATGGAGTGATGTTAATATATCTCCTAATAATGCATACCCAAGATTACTATATTCATATTTTTCTCCGCTTTCATTTTCGGCTTTGAAAGTTGCCAAATATTGGTGTAAATATTTCCTATCATAATTTTTGTACGGGTTGTTGGGGTCAAAACCTTTTGTTTTCTCAAGATTATCTGGTAATCGGGGCAAACCGGAAGTATGATTTGCTAAGGTTTTAAACGTTATCTTTTGTAAGCTAGGATTTATTTTTAATGAATCAGGTAAAAAATCAACGATATGCTGTTCTAAACTTAATGTTCCACTTTGAACGAAATCCGCTAATAATGTAGCCGTGAAGATTTTTGACAGTGAACCTATTTCATAAAGGGTACTGCTTGTGGGTAGAATTTTATTTCCTTTTTCAGTCTCACCATAAAAGTAGGTGTTTAACTGACCATTTTTTATGACACCAATTGCTAAAGATTGTGTATTCCCCTTTTTGGTATAAATATTGGCAGCAGAATCAATGAAAAAATCAACTTTATTTTCGACAACGGTATTTGTTAATACGGGTGCCTGTTTCTCTGCAACAGGTTTTGTAACGGGTTGAAAACCTAAAGTGTGGTAATGCAACGTGCTATCCACACCGAAAGGAACCTGAAAGGATTTATCTGTGAAATCTACACGATATTGACTTACTCCATTACTGTAGTTTATTTTTTCAGCATGTTTGATCCTACCTAACGGATAAATCTCATTTTCCAGTAAGTTTTTTAAAGAAGAATATGGTACTGCTCTCTTAAAATTTTCATTCGCCAGTTTATAAATGGAATCTGTCTGTTGTGAATTGATAAAAAATTCTATTTTATTATAGAACGTGTGATTAATTTGTTCTTGATTAGAATTTTGAGCAACAGCAGTCAATGAGCTACTGAGTAAAAGTGCAGCAATAAAATTTTTCATAATGATTAT
This region includes:
- a CDS encoding 2-hydroxyacid dehydrogenase, which produces MKVFICRTIPQKAIDSLQQAGFDITYRTEPGNIIQSDLIKACQQVDYLFAAGHNLLDEKFFETCRHLKGIALMSAGYDSVDLEAATKYGIPVSNTPDVLSNATADIAFLLMLAVSRKAFFMNRKIINNEWKDFELTEHLGVELDGKTLGIFGLGRIGFELARKAKAAYNMDIIYYNRHPNSNAKRLLDATYVNYDELLTRSDVLSVHANLTAETKGKFNKEAFTRMKNTAIFINTARGGLHQEEDLYTALTSGELWGAGLDVTNPEPMAFDNPLLSLPNVAVLPHIGSATTEARDNMALMAAQNLIAANKHIKMPQILNKEIYENNI
- a CDS encoding AraC family transcriptional regulator codes for the protein MIKKSTIPVLDNCSINNDSSSLLFVDHLADYIAMHHNMVFPHKHNFYHFVLFTKGSGNHLIDFEKHEIEAYQIYFMAPGQVHTWNFNGDEEGFVVNFDPEYFQSFLLRTDYLNRFSFLSGQNDQIVFTIPESNRKDAYKMFEAFYQTSKNPTASDLIRVSLLQLLLWIESWHGTKTEKTSNPYNYTIFHNYQRLVEKNFKEIRLPKAYAEQLFITPNHLNAICKSYIGSAAGEIIRERVLLEAKRLLVNKNLNINEIAIELNFNDNSYFTKFFKKATGLTPDEFRKNNS
- a CDS encoding DUF983 domain-containing protein, which produces MKEKETTYELSEFKAASKALCPRCRKGKIFTGNTYGFKTQKMNTHCDYCGLRYEREPGYFYVSMFVSYAFTVAEMITACLATYIITGNDNSFWLYSIVALVTVFILSPFNYRYSRVVLMYWLSPGLNYNPNIKQKEINPTSRTL
- a CDS encoding mechanosensitive ion channel family protein; the protein is MNRLESSLDTLLEVVLLKTPSIITGIIILIVGSYIVKFLLGLISRRFEKRNVDLSIRGFAMSILRVVFYALLFLTVASTMGIETTSFIAALSAFGLAAGLALQGSLSNFAGGVLILLFRPFEVGDYVSSSNGTSGTVDRIDILYTTLIAGDGVRVFSPNGPLANSVIQNFTKITNRRFEYTVGISYDANIKEAREIIMDVLHNDSRILKTPPVEVFVKGLGDSSVNLTIRAWTKKEDFWPANNENQEAIKNALDKHNISIPYPQTEMRIISDLNGGQDRIMKS
- a CDS encoding serine hydrolase codes for the protein MKNFIAALLLSSSLTAVAQNSNQEQINHTFYNKIEFFINSQQTDSIYKLANENFKRAVPYSSLKNLLENEIYPLGRIKHAEKINYSNGVSQYRVDFTDKSFQVPFGVDSTLHYHTLGFQPVTKPVAEKQAPVLTNTVVENKVDFFIDSAANIYTKKGNTQSLAIGVIKNGQLNTYFYGETEKGNKILPTSSTLYEIGSLSKIFTATLLADFVQSGTLSLEQHIVDFLPDSLKINPSLQKITFKTLANHTSGLPRLPDNLEKTKGFDPNNPYKNYDRKYLHQYLATFKAENESGEKYEYSNLGYALLGDILTSLHKKSYNTEIQEIIAKPLGLTSTTDVLNPKTQYLPKVYNIKGEETKAWDFQIFSAAGGLKSTVTDLMIFAQTQFKMPETQLENAMALTRQFTYFLPPSTDIGLAWHMDLLDDITYCYHTGGTGGSSSFIAIAPDKKTAVVLLSNAAESIETTGLSIFHFLLSQK